One region of Intestinimonas massiliensis (ex Afouda et al. 2020) genomic DNA includes:
- the ytvI gene encoding sporulation integral membrane protein YtvI, translated as MPENKHLRLLLVLLYIALGTLGLWLTARFLVPWLLPFLIAWALAALLEPPVRLCMDVLHLPRWAAAALCTLLLTALILGLLFLGAWRVGYEVAVLLRRLPVLLSGLPALSDWLEKAVYRLVVAAPVSLQDWLRQALEGLVSQGVGLPSQFYDWLLAAVTGAASALPNLALFLFTAVLATYFTSARRPALLVFLRRQVPRPWLARFRGAGRRLKSTLGGWLRAQGLLMLITFGQLAAGLLLLRVDLALLLAAAIALVDALPIFGTGTVLIPWAVLELLAGNLRLALGLLALYLVVWLVRSLLEPRLLGARAGLPPLPALMAMYVGFRAFGVAGMVLAPLVLLLLKELHDAGFLRLWRD; from the coding sequence ATGCCCGAAAACAAGCACCTGCGCCTGCTGCTGGTCCTGCTTTACATCGCCCTGGGGACCCTGGGGCTGTGGCTGACGGCCCGGTTTCTCGTACCCTGGCTGCTCCCCTTCCTGATCGCCTGGGCCCTGGCCGCCCTGCTGGAGCCGCCGGTACGCCTGTGCATGGATGTGCTCCATCTGCCCCGCTGGGCCGCCGCCGCCCTGTGCACCCTGCTGCTGACCGCCCTCATCCTGGGGCTGCTCTTTCTGGGAGCCTGGCGGGTGGGCTATGAGGTGGCCGTCCTCCTGCGGCGGCTTCCCGTGCTTCTGTCCGGTCTGCCCGCCCTGTCGGACTGGCTGGAGAAGGCGGTCTATCGGCTGGTGGTGGCCGCCCCGGTCTCCCTTCAGGATTGGCTGCGACAGGCGCTGGAGGGGCTGGTCTCACAAGGCGTGGGCCTCCCCAGCCAGTTTTACGACTGGCTGCTGGCCGCCGTGACCGGGGCGGCCTCCGCCCTGCCCAATCTGGCTCTTTTCCTCTTCACTGCCGTCCTGGCCACCTACTTCACCAGTGCCCGCCGCCCCGCCCTGCTGGTCTTTCTCCGGCGGCAGGTGCCCCGCCCCTGGCTGGCCCGGTTCCGGGGCGCGGGCCGCCGGCTGAAATCGACCTTGGGCGGCTGGCTCCGGGCCCAGGGCCTTCTGATGCTCATCACCTTCGGTCAACTGGCCGCCGGCCTGCTCCTGCTCCGGGTGGACCTGGCCCTGCTGCTGGCCGCCGCCATCGCCCTGGTGGACGCTCTGCCCATATTCGGCACGGGTACCGTCCTGATCCCCTGGGCGGTGCTGGAGCTGCTGGCCGGAAATCTCCGCCTGGCCCTGGGGCTGCTGGCTCTCTATCTGGTGGTGTGGCTGGTGCGCAGCCTGCTGGAGCCCAGGCTGCTGGGAGCCCGGGCGGGACTGCCCCCTCTGCCCGCTCTCATGGCCATGTATGTGGGGTTCCGGGCCTTCGGCGTGGCGGGCATGGTCCTCGCCCCCCTGGTCCTTCTGCTCCTTAAAGAGCTCCACGACGCGGGATTTCTCCGTCTCTGGCGGGATTAG
- a CDS encoding homoserine dehydrogenase — translation MVSIAILGFGTVGSGVAEVLAKNSAHIDQKVETPVRLKYILDVRDFPDSPFGDKIIHDFATIENDPEVDIVVETIGGAGVALDFTRRALSAGKSVVSSNKELVAEHGCELLQLAARKGASYLFEASVGGGIPILRPLSQCLAANELTEVCGILNGTTNYILTRMIRAGLSFDAALREAQANGYAEADPTADVEGHDACRKICILAAIAFGRHIYPRQVPTEGITGVTLADVAYAESCNKKIKLLGRAIRQDDGRICAYVAPHLLDGENPLSGVEDVFNAITVKGDAIGDVMFYGRGAGKLPTASAVVADVMDAARHIKSRKRVEWGPGGEDVTVSPERLETAWYVRAKGRVDAVRAGFPGVALLSRSGAPAEEVAFLTPVMTGAEVLERLGALEPQSLFRVLD, via the coding sequence ATGGTGAGCATAGCGATCCTGGGGTTTGGAACCGTGGGCTCCGGTGTGGCGGAGGTGCTGGCCAAAAACAGCGCCCACATCGACCAGAAGGTGGAGACCCCGGTGCGGCTGAAATATATCCTGGATGTGCGGGATTTCCCTGACAGCCCTTTCGGCGATAAGATCATCCACGACTTCGCTACCATCGAGAACGACCCCGAGGTGGATATCGTGGTGGAGACCATCGGCGGCGCGGGCGTGGCGCTGGACTTTACCCGGCGGGCCCTGAGCGCGGGCAAGAGCGTGGTATCCTCCAACAAGGAGCTGGTGGCCGAGCACGGCTGCGAGCTGCTCCAGCTCGCAGCCCGGAAGGGGGCCAGCTACCTGTTCGAGGCCAGCGTGGGCGGCGGCATCCCCATTCTCCGGCCCCTGAGTCAGTGCCTGGCCGCCAACGAGCTCACCGAGGTCTGCGGTATCCTCAACGGCACCACCAACTATATTCTCACCCGGATGATCCGGGCGGGCCTGTCCTTTGACGCCGCGCTTCGTGAGGCCCAGGCCAACGGCTATGCCGAGGCCGACCCCACCGCCGACGTGGAGGGCCACGACGCCTGCCGGAAGATCTGCATTCTGGCCGCCATCGCCTTCGGCCGCCACATTTACCCCCGCCAGGTGCCCACCGAGGGGATCACCGGGGTGACCCTGGCTGACGTGGCCTACGCCGAGTCCTGCAACAAAAAGATCAAGCTGCTGGGCCGGGCCATCCGTCAGGACGACGGCAGGATCTGCGCCTATGTGGCCCCCCACCTGCTGGACGGGGAGAATCCGCTGTCCGGCGTGGAGGACGTGTTCAACGCCATCACCGTCAAGGGCGACGCCATCGGCGACGTGATGTTCTATGGCCGGGGGGCTGGCAAGCTGCCCACCGCCTCCGCCGTGGTGGCCGACGTGATGGACGCCGCCCGCCACATCAAATCCCGGAAGCGGGTGGAGTGGGGCCCCGGCGGAGAGGACGTGACCGTCTCTCCCGAGCGCCTGGAGACCGCCTGGTATGTCCGGGCCAAGGGACGCGTGGATGCGGTCCGGGCCGGGTTCCCCGGAGTGGCCCTGCTGTCCCGTTCCGGCGCTCCGGCGGAAGAGGTTGCCTTCCTGACGCCCGTCATGACCGGAGCTGAGGTGCTGGAACGGCTGGGCGCTCTGGAACCGCAGTCGCTGTTCCGCGTGCTGGACTGA
- a CDS encoding hydratase — protein MIRITNSPVTYTGAGFAPAAGSEGRDRTMAYSILKAHNTAPDMDRLKIRFDAMASHDITYVGIIQTARASGMTEFPVPYVLTNCHNSLCAVGGTINEDDHVFGLSAAKKYGGEFVPAHQAVIHSYMRERYAAPGRMILGSDSHTRYGAYGAMAIGEGGPELARQLLCKTYDVAYPKVIAVYLTGAPRPGTGPQDVALALIGATFRQGIVKNAVLEFFGPGVASLAMDYRSGIDVMTTETACLSSVWSTDDTVREHLDLLGRGEQFKAQAPAAGARYDALIEIDLGTVEPMIALPFHPSNAFTIREFKANMADLLHQVDEDAVRQLELKNPPASLTKKIVNGQFQVDQGVIAGCSGGVYQNLVRAAEILGRHPIGSGAFWLSCYPGSMPVMQELTRKGYISTLMAAGASIRSCFCGPCFGAGDVPANGAFSIRHSTRNFPNREGSKPGDGQVSYVALMDARSIAATALNGGVLTGADELPEPPADPAREPYQYDDSSYRSRVYYGVGKPQKDAELVFGPNIADWPEQVPLPEDLLLTVACAIYDPVTTTDELIPSGETSSYRSNPIRLSEFALSRKDPQYVPRAKAVLAEERRRRAGEVPDALLGHDPRTTGLGSLVMALKPGDGSAREQAASCQRVLGGCANIAEEYATKRYRSNVVNWGMLPFICAGLKEKNLQPGDRVYIPGIRALLEGDGEEVTATLLQNGVESPVTLCLPGLTREERDIILAGCLINFYAK, from the coding sequence ATGATACGAATCACCAACTCTCCCGTAACCTATACAGGGGCGGGCTTTGCGCCCGCCGCCGGGAGCGAGGGCCGGGACAGAACCATGGCCTACTCCATCCTGAAGGCCCACAACACCGCCCCCGATATGGATCGTCTGAAGATCCGGTTTGACGCCATGGCCTCCCACGACATCACCTATGTGGGCATCATCCAGACCGCCCGCGCCTCTGGCATGACGGAATTCCCGGTGCCCTATGTGCTTACCAACTGCCACAACTCCCTGTGCGCCGTGGGCGGTACCATCAACGAGGATGACCACGTTTTTGGCCTGTCCGCCGCCAAAAAGTACGGTGGTGAGTTTGTTCCCGCCCACCAGGCCGTCATCCACTCCTACATGCGGGAGCGGTATGCCGCCCCCGGCCGGATGATCTTGGGTTCCGACTCCCACACCCGCTACGGCGCTTACGGCGCCATGGCCATCGGCGAGGGCGGCCCCGAGCTGGCCCGCCAGCTCCTGTGCAAGACCTACGACGTGGCCTATCCCAAGGTCATCGCCGTCTACCTCACCGGCGCCCCCCGCCCGGGCACCGGCCCTCAGGACGTGGCTCTGGCCCTGATCGGCGCCACCTTCCGGCAGGGCATCGTGAAAAACGCGGTGCTGGAATTCTTCGGCCCCGGCGTAGCCAGCCTAGCCATGGATTACCGCTCCGGCATTGATGTCATGACCACCGAGACCGCCTGCCTGTCCTCCGTGTGGTCCACCGACGACACGGTGCGGGAGCATCTGGACCTTCTGGGCCGCGGTGAGCAGTTCAAGGCTCAGGCCCCCGCCGCCGGCGCCCGCTACGACGCCCTCATCGAGATTGACCTGGGCACGGTGGAACCCATGATCGCCCTGCCCTTTCACCCCTCAAACGCCTTCACCATCCGGGAGTTCAAGGCCAACATGGCCGACCTGCTGCACCAGGTGGACGAGGACGCGGTCCGGCAGTTGGAGCTGAAGAATCCCCCCGCCTCTCTGACCAAGAAGATTGTGAACGGCCAGTTCCAGGTGGACCAGGGCGTCATCGCCGGCTGCTCCGGCGGCGTGTATCAGAATCTGGTCCGGGCAGCGGAGATCCTGGGCCGCCACCCCATCGGCTCCGGCGCATTCTGGCTGTCCTGTTACCCCGGCTCCATGCCCGTCATGCAGGAGCTGACCCGCAAGGGTTATATCAGCACGCTGATGGCCGCCGGCGCCTCCATTCGTTCCTGCTTCTGCGGCCCCTGCTTCGGCGCCGGAGACGTGCCCGCCAACGGGGCTTTCTCCATCCGGCATTCCACCCGCAACTTCCCCAACCGGGAGGGCTCCAAGCCCGGCGACGGCCAGGTGTCCTATGTGGCCCTGATGGACGCCCGCTCCATCGCCGCCACCGCCCTGAACGGCGGCGTGCTCACCGGGGCGGACGAGCTGCCGGAGCCCCCGGCGGACCCCGCCCGCGAACCCTATCAGTACGACGACAGCTCCTACCGCTCCCGCGTCTACTACGGCGTGGGCAAGCCCCAGAAGGACGCCGAGCTGGTGTTCGGTCCCAACATCGCCGACTGGCCGGAGCAGGTGCCCCTGCCGGAGGACCTGCTCCTCACCGTGGCGTGTGCCATCTATGACCCGGTGACCACCACGGACGAGCTCATCCCCTCCGGCGAGACCTCCTCTTACCGTTCCAACCCCATCCGTCTCAGTGAGTTTGCCCTGAGCCGGAAGGACCCCCAGTATGTGCCCCGGGCCAAGGCGGTCCTGGCCGAGGAGCGCAGACGCCGGGCGGGCGAGGTCCCCGACGCTCTGCTGGGTCACGACCCCAGGACCACTGGCCTGGGCTCTCTGGTCATGGCCCTGAAGCCCGGCGACGGCTCCGCCCGGGAGCAGGCCGCCTCCTGCCAGCGGGTGCTGGGCGGCTGCGCCAACATTGCCGAGGAGTATGCCACCAAGCGCTACCGCTCCAACGTGGTGAACTGGGGGATGCTGCCCTTCATCTGCGCTGGCCTGAAGGAGAAAAACCTCCAACCCGGCGACCGGGTCTATATTCCGGGTATCCGGGCCCTGCTGGAGGGCGACGGCGAGGAGGTGACGGCCACCCTGCTCCAGAACGGCGTGGAATCCCCTGTCACCCTGTGCCTGCCCGGCCTGACCCGCGAAGAGCGGGACATCATCCTGGCCGGCTGCCTCATCAACTTCTACGCAAAATGA
- the trkA gene encoding Trk system potassium transporter TrkA has protein sequence MKIIIVGDGKVGFTLAEHLSREEHDVTIIDTSDNALQKASDTLDVMCIKGNGASLTALKEAGADTADLLIAVTNLDEVNMVCCLTGKRLGAKYTIARVRNFEYTAAQGMLKMGMGIDLLINPENDTAVEISRILRFPSAANIETFYRGRVELMSFRAREEDFFIGQPLSALSRKVRDLPILFCAAERNEEVLIPDGSFVPQVGDKLYLIGAPLGLHGFFELMGRYAPKIRNVFVVGGGRITFYLAALMERMNMKVTIVERKEERCRQLSELLPHTLVINGDGTDQELLESENMAANDAFVALTDRDEDNLIISLYALQKGLKKVVAKCNRQNYTGIVQHLGLDSVISPKLITAGHILQVVRGMQNSKGSVMNALYRIAEGGAEAAEFAVNGTTRHLHTPLKDLRLKRGVLIAVIIHQGQVIIPVGSSVISSGDTVIIISRGMGILDVNDIYDESGMEADG, from the coding sequence TTGAAGATCATCATCGTCGGCGACGGTAAGGTGGGCTTCACCTTGGCCGAGCATCTCTCCCGGGAAGAGCATGACGTCACCATCATTGATACCAGCGACAATGCGCTGCAAAAGGCCTCCGACACGCTGGACGTCATGTGCATCAAAGGCAACGGCGCCTCCCTGACCGCCCTGAAGGAGGCCGGCGCGGATACCGCCGACCTGCTCATCGCCGTCACCAACCTGGACGAGGTGAATATGGTCTGCTGCCTCACTGGCAAGCGTCTGGGGGCCAAATACACCATCGCCCGGGTCCGCAATTTTGAGTACACGGCCGCCCAGGGAATGCTGAAAATGGGCATGGGCATCGACCTGCTCATCAATCCGGAGAACGACACCGCCGTGGAAATCTCCCGTATCCTGCGCTTCCCCTCGGCGGCCAACATCGAGACCTTCTACCGCGGGCGGGTGGAGCTGATGAGCTTCCGGGCCCGGGAGGAGGACTTTTTCATTGGCCAGCCCCTTTCAGCCCTGTCTCGAAAGGTGCGGGACCTGCCTATTCTATTCTGCGCCGCCGAGCGGAACGAGGAGGTCCTGATCCCCGACGGCTCTTTCGTGCCCCAGGTGGGGGACAAGCTCTATCTGATCGGGGCGCCGCTGGGCCTGCACGGCTTTTTTGAGCTGATGGGCCGGTACGCCCCCAAGATCCGCAATGTCTTTGTGGTGGGCGGCGGACGCATCACCTTCTATTTGGCCGCCCTGATGGAGCGGATGAACATGAAGGTGACCATCGTGGAGCGGAAGGAAGAGCGCTGCCGCCAGCTCTCCGAGCTGCTCCCCCACACCCTCGTCATCAACGGCGACGGCACCGACCAGGAGCTGCTGGAGTCGGAGAACATGGCGGCCAACGACGCCTTCGTGGCCCTCACCGACCGGGACGAGGACAACCTGATCATCTCTCTTTACGCCCTGCAGAAGGGGCTGAAAAAGGTGGTGGCCAAGTGCAACCGCCAGAACTACACCGGCATCGTCCAGCACCTGGGGCTGGACAGCGTCATCTCCCCCAAGCTCATCACCGCCGGGCACATCCTTCAGGTGGTCCGGGGGATGCAGAACTCCAAGGGCAGCGTGATGAACGCCCTGTACCGCATCGCCGAGGGCGGGGCGGAGGCCGCCGAGTTTGCCGTCAACGGCACCACCCGGCACCTGCACACCCCCCTGAAGGACCTGCGGCTGAAGCGCGGAGTCCTCATCGCCGTCATCATCCACCAGGGCCAGGTCATCATCCCCGTGGGCTCCTCGGTCATCAGCTCCGGCGACACGGTCATCATCATCTCCCGGGGCATGGGCATTTTGGATGTCAACGACATCTACGATGAAAGCGGCATGGAGGCGGACGGCTGA
- a CDS encoding sodium-translocating pyrophosphatase, with protein sequence MEILNFEHFFWVGLVGAVVALIFAWVQRKNVLKFSEGTDLMQKIAASIREGANAYLKRQYSTVAKVFLVVFVLLLVIAFASNGEMLSKFTPFAFVTGGIWSMLAGFIGMKIATQSNARTAQAASESLNRGLRVAFSSGSVMGFTVVGLGLLDISIWFFLLHYAFGITDPNTLANIMVMNGMGASFMALFARVGGGIYTKAADVGADLVGKVEAGIPEDDPRNPATIADNVGDNVGDVAGMGADLYESYVGSILATFALSAVAGYGYAGMILPMVIAVAGIVCSIIGSFFVKTKEDADQKSLLKSLRTGTYLAAILSAIAAAPLTYFTVGNWGVYVAILAGLVGGCAIGYFTEYYTSDTYKPTQKLAASSETGSATVIIGGISLGLKSTVASILIVAAAVLISYFAAGGSLNVVDESGLFTAAFNQGLYGIGIAGVGMLSTLGITLATDAYGPVADNAGGIAEMSGLPEQVRERTDALDSLGNTTAATGKGFAIGSASLTALALLVSYVDIVQTKTSEVLNFTLTSPTVLVGMFIGAMLTFVFSAFTMSAVQTAAESIVVEVRRQFREIAGIMEGKADPDYAACVSLCTKGALHEMVAPALLAIIVPIATGLILGPTGVVGLLGGVSVTGFAMAVFMSNAGGAWDNAKKYIESGHHGGKGSDCHKAAVVGDTVGDPFKDTSGPSLNILIKLCSTVSIVFSGLVVSFNLMGML encoded by the coding sequence GTGGAGATTTTGAACTTTGAACATTTCTTTTGGGTGGGGCTGGTCGGAGCGGTCGTTGCTCTGATCTTTGCCTGGGTCCAGCGGAAGAACGTCCTCAAATTTTCTGAGGGCACCGACCTGATGCAAAAGATCGCGGCCTCGATCCGTGAGGGCGCCAACGCCTACCTCAAGCGGCAGTACAGCACCGTAGCCAAGGTATTTCTGGTGGTCTTTGTGCTCCTGCTGGTCATTGCCTTCGCCTCTAACGGAGAGATGCTCTCCAAATTTACCCCCTTCGCCTTCGTCACCGGCGGTATCTGGTCCATGCTGGCCGGCTTCATCGGCATGAAGATTGCCACCCAGTCCAACGCCCGGACCGCCCAGGCCGCCTCTGAGAGCCTGAACCGCGGGCTGCGGGTGGCCTTCTCCTCCGGCTCGGTCATGGGCTTCACCGTGGTGGGCCTAGGCCTGCTGGACATCTCTATCTGGTTCTTCCTTCTTCACTATGCCTTTGGCATCACCGATCCCAACACCCTGGCCAACATCATGGTCATGAACGGCATGGGCGCCTCCTTCATGGCGCTGTTCGCCCGGGTGGGCGGCGGCATCTATACCAAGGCCGCCGACGTGGGCGCCGATCTGGTGGGCAAGGTGGAGGCCGGCATCCCTGAGGATGACCCCCGCAACCCCGCCACCATTGCCGACAACGTGGGCGACAACGTAGGCGACGTGGCCGGCATGGGCGCCGACCTGTATGAGTCCTATGTGGGTTCCATTCTGGCCACCTTCGCACTGTCCGCCGTGGCCGGCTACGGCTACGCCGGTATGATCCTGCCCATGGTCATCGCCGTGGCCGGTATCGTGTGCTCCATCATCGGCTCCTTCTTCGTCAAGACCAAGGAGGACGCCGACCAGAAGTCCCTATTGAAGAGCCTGCGCACCGGTACCTATCTGGCCGCCATTCTTTCCGCCATCGCCGCCGCCCCCCTCACCTACTTTACCGTGGGCAACTGGGGCGTATATGTGGCCATTCTGGCCGGCCTGGTGGGCGGCTGCGCCATCGGCTACTTCACCGAGTACTACACCTCCGACACCTATAAGCCCACGCAGAAGCTGGCCGCCTCCTCCGAGACCGGCTCCGCCACCGTCATCATCGGCGGCATCTCCCTGGGCCTGAAGTCCACCGTGGCTTCCATCCTCATCGTGGCGGCCGCCGTGCTCATCAGCTACTTTGCCGCCGGCGGCTCCCTGAATGTAGTGGACGAAAGCGGCCTGTTCACCGCCGCCTTCAACCAGGGCCTCTACGGTATCGGCATCGCCGGCGTGGGTATGCTGTCCACCCTGGGCATCACCCTGGCCACCGACGCCTACGGCCCCGTGGCCGACAACGCCGGCGGCATCGCTGAGATGTCCGGCCTGCCTGAGCAGGTCCGTGAGCGTACCGACGCCCTGGACTCTCTGGGCAACACCACCGCCGCCACCGGCAAGGGCTTCGCCATCGGCTCCGCCTCCCTGACCGCTCTGGCCCTGCTGGTGTCTTATGTGGACATCGTCCAAACCAAGACCAGCGAGGTTCTGAACTTCACCCTGACCAGCCCCACCGTGCTGGTGGGCATGTTCATCGGCGCCATGCTGACCTTCGTGTTCTCCGCCTTCACCATGTCCGCGGTGCAGACCGCCGCCGAATCCATCGTGGTGGAGGTCCGCCGGCAGTTCCGCGAGATCGCCGGCATCATGGAGGGCAAGGCTGATCCCGACTATGCCGCCTGCGTCTCCCTGTGCACCAAGGGCGCCCTGCATGAGATGGTGGCTCCCGCCCTGCTGGCCATCATCGTCCCCATCGCCACCGGTCTGATCCTGGGCCCCACCGGCGTGGTGGGCCTGCTGGGCGGCGTGTCCGTCACCGGCTTTGCCATGGCTGTGTTTATGTCCAACGCCGGCGGCGCCTGGGACAACGCCAAGAAGTATATCGAGTCCGGCCACCATGGCGGCAAGGGCTCCGACTGCCACAAGGCCGCCGTCGTGGGCGACACTGTGGGCGACCCCTTCAAGGATACCTCCGGCCCCTCCCTGAACATTCTCATCAAGCTGTGCTCCACCGTCTCTATCGTATTCTCCGGCCTGGTGGTCAGCTTCAACCTGATGGGCATGCTGTAA
- a CDS encoding ACT domain-containing protein — translation MPPKHFIVEAEALPEIFRKVAEAKRLLDTGEAKTVHQATVMTGISRSAFYKYKDAVRPFNDMLHGRIVTFQFMLRDEPGVLSAVLNSFAVSGGNILTINQGIPISGCALVTIGAETSGLEIPVEELVSRTSRLTGVLRCEILAGQ, via the coding sequence ATGCCGCCCAAGCACTTTATTGTGGAGGCGGAGGCCCTGCCGGAGATTTTCCGCAAGGTAGCCGAGGCCAAACGCCTGCTGGATACCGGCGAGGCCAAGACCGTCCACCAGGCTACGGTGATGACCGGCATCAGCCGCAGTGCCTTCTACAAATACAAGGATGCGGTGCGGCCCTTCAACGACATGCTCCACGGCCGGATCGTCACCTTCCAGTTCATGCTGCGGGACGAGCCGGGCGTGCTGTCGGCAGTCCTGAATAGCTTTGCCGTCTCCGGCGGGAATATTCTCACCATCAACCAGGGCATCCCCATCAGCGGCTGCGCCCTGGTGACCATCGGCGCGGAGACCTCCGGGCTGGAGATCCCGGTGGAGGAGCTGGTCAGCCGGACTTCCCGGCTGACGGGAGTCCTGCGGTGCGAGATCCTGGCGGGACAATAA
- a CDS encoding TrkH family potassium uptake protein, whose translation MNFKLVFRVSGKVLLVEAACMLLPLAVALLYGDDPRPLLLSAVVTAAVGGLLSLLRAKTDFFAREGFFTAGLIWVLIGVFGALPFRIFGLLYPETGAFPTYIDALFESLSGFTTTGASILTAIEGLPYGLLFWRSFTHWLGGMGVLILTIALLPSLGARTLHLMKAESPGPIVSKLVPKSSESSKILYGIYFALTVLEVIALKLTGMPLYDCVVNSFATAGTGGFAILNLSIGGYHSPAVEIIIGVFMLLFSVNFALYFLILQGKWKQALDSDELRFFGAVVSLSVVLITFNIAGQYGSPLTALRHAFFQVASIISTTGFSSVDFNLWPEFSRVLLVILMFCGACAGSTGGGVKCSRVLLLLKNVRREIRQIIHPRSVNVVKLDGRVVEEKVLHTVTIFLGAYMLIIFAACLVVALDNFSFGTTFTAVVACISNIGPGLEAVGPMGNFALFSPLSKLALTACMVIGRLEVFPILILCSTAAWRRV comes from the coding sequence ATGAATTTCAAGCTGGTTTTTCGGGTGTCTGGTAAGGTGCTGCTGGTGGAGGCCGCCTGTATGCTTCTTCCGTTGGCGGTAGCCCTGCTCTACGGTGACGATCCCCGCCCCCTGCTCCTCTCCGCTGTGGTCACCGCGGCCGTGGGCGGGCTTTTGTCCCTGCTGCGGGCCAAGACCGACTTCTTTGCCCGGGAGGGCTTTTTCACCGCCGGGCTCATCTGGGTTCTGATCGGCGTATTCGGCGCCCTGCCCTTCCGCATCTTCGGGCTGCTGTATCCCGAAACGGGGGCCTTTCCCACCTACATCGACGCCCTGTTTGAATCGCTGTCCGGCTTCACCACCACCGGCGCCTCCATCCTCACCGCCATTGAAGGTCTGCCCTACGGACTGCTGTTCTGGCGCTCCTTTACCCACTGGCTGGGCGGCATGGGCGTACTGATTCTCACCATTGCCCTGCTCCCCTCCCTGGGAGCCCGCACCCTGCACCTGATGAAGGCCGAGTCCCCCGGCCCCATTGTCTCCAAGCTGGTGCCCAAATCTTCCGAGTCTTCCAAGATCCTCTACGGCATCTATTTTGCCCTCACCGTTCTGGAGGTGATCGCACTCAAGCTGACGGGGATGCCCCTGTACGACTGCGTGGTCAACTCCTTCGCTACCGCCGGCACCGGCGGTTTTGCCATTCTGAATCTCTCCATCGGCGGCTACCACAGCCCGGCCGTCGAGATCATCATCGGTGTGTTCATGCTGCTGTTTTCGGTGAACTTTGCCCTGTATTTCCTGATCCTACAGGGCAAATGGAAACAGGCCCTGGACAGCGACGAGCTGCGGTTTTTCGGCGCGGTTGTGAGCCTTTCGGTTGTCCTCATCACCTTTAACATCGCCGGCCAGTACGGCTCGCCCCTTACCGCTCTGCGTCACGCCTTCTTCCAGGTGGCCTCCATCATCTCCACCACCGGCTTTTCCAGCGTGGACTTCAACCTGTGGCCGGAGTTCTCCCGGGTGCTGCTGGTCATCCTCATGTTCTGCGGCGCCTGCGCCGGGTCCACCGGCGGCGGGGTCAAATGCTCCCGGGTGCTGCTGCTGCTCAAAAACGTCCGCCGGGAGATCCGCCAGATCATCCACCCCCGCTCGGTCAACGTGGTCAAGCTGGACGGACGTGTGGTGGAGGAAAAGGTCCTGCACACCGTCACCATCTTCCTGGGCGCCTATATGCTCATCATTTTCGCCGCCTGCCTGGTGGTGGCCCTGGACAACTTCTCTTTCGGTACCACCTTTACCGCCGTGGTGGCCTGCATCAGCAACATCGGCCCCGGCCTGGAGGCGGTTGGCCCCATGGGTAACTTTGCCCTGTTCTCGCCTCTGAGCAAACTGGCTCTCACCGCCTGTATGGTCATCGGCCGGCTGGAGGTCTTCCCCATCCTTATCCTGTGCAGCACGGCCGCCTGGCGGCGGGTGTAA